Genomic segment of Mycolicibacterium sarraceniae:
CGGCGTGGGCCTTGGGCGCCCGGCTATCGGGCCCGTTGCACCTGGGCCACATCCGATGGCGCGGACGCAACCAGCGCCCCGTGCTGACCGGGATCACGATCGGGCTGCTGCTCGGCGGTGCCTTTGTGGTCGGCGGTTTGGTGGCGCGCGAGATCGGGCCGGTGGCCGAACGCATCACCCGGGTGCTGGAGTACGCCAATCACGGCAGCTTGGCGCTGGTGGTGCTCATTACTCTGGTGAACGGCCTCGCCGAGGAATTGTTCTTCCGCGGCGCGCTCTACCCCGCCCTGGGGACATTTCATCCAGTGGCGATCTCCACGCTGATCTACACCGTGGCGACCTGCGCCAGTGGCAACCCGATGCTCGGTTTCGCCGCTCTCATCCTGGGCACGGTGTGTGCGTGGGAGCGCCGAGCCACCGGCGGAGTGCTGGCACCGGCCCTGACCCACGTGGTGTGGGGGCTGATCATGGTGCTGGCACTGCCGCCGATGTTCGGAGTCTGGCACTAGCGCAGGGGGTGGGCGATTTCGTCGTGGGGCATGCGCGCCGCGACGAGCGCGACCGCGGCCAGCAGCACCGGCGCGATGCCAACCACGGCGAAGATGAGCGCCACCGGGACCACCTTCGACAGTGGGCCGGCCACCGCCATCGACACCGGCATGAACGCGAGCGAGACGAAGAAGTCCAGGCTCGACACCCGGCCCAGCAGGTGCGCGGGTACGCGGCGCTGCAGCAGCGTCCCCCAGATCACGCCGGCCCCTTCGGCGAGGCCGATGATGAATAGCGCGGCCAGCATCAGCGGCAGCGAGGACGTCGTGCCGACAATCACGAACGGCACCGAGCCCACGCCCCACATCGTCATCATCACTGTCAGGTAGCGGCGCGGTAGTGGCCGTGAGGACACGGCCACCGCACCCACCGCGCTGCCCAGTCCGAACGCGGCGAGCATCAGCCCGTACACCTGCTCACCGTCGGCGAACCGCTCGCGGGCGATGAACGGCAACAGCACTTCGATCGGGCCCAGCGCCAGAAAGACCCAGGTGCTAGCGAACAGCAGCGTCCAGCGCAGCCACGGGGTGTGCACCACAAAGCGCAGGCCGTCGCGCAGATCGGTGAGCACGTGCGGTTTCTCGCGCTCGACGGTCATCACGATGTGCTGCCCGTTGCCCGGCCGCATCGCCACCAACAGGATCAGGCCTACCGCCATCAGCACGGTCACCGCCACCGAACCCAGCGCGGGGAAGGACAGTCCGATCAGGACGCCCGCCGCGGCGGGACCGATGGCTTGCTGCAACGTGGGGCGGACTGTGCCCTCGACACCGTTGGCGGCCAGCAGGTGCTCGGCGGGCAGGATGCGCGGCAGGTAGGCGTTGTAGGCCGGGAAGAAGAATGCCGCGCCGATGCCGAGAACCGTTGCGGCAACAGCCATATGCCACAGCCTGAGTTCGCCGGTCAGGCCGAGGACGGCTACGGCGCCAGTTGCCGCGACGTTGGCGGCCTCGACGGCGATGATGACGGCGCGTTGCGGTACCCGGTCGGCGACGATGCCCCCGACCAGGATGAAGGCCAGCATGCCGCCGGCTAGGCACGCGGCGACCAGCGAGAGTGCGGCGGGATCATCGGCCAGCGCGATGACTTGCAGGGCCATCACGACGGTCCACATGCCCTCGGCAAACAGGAACAGCGACATCGCCGCGATGAGCAGACGGAATTCGCGGTACTTGAAGGGCGCGAGCACACGCCAGCGGCCGGTGGTGCTCACCGGCTCGCCAATGTCGTAGTGCGTGCTCATGACATCAATGGTCGCGCACCGATCGGGGCCGCGTCCAACAATTTTCGGTGCGCTCAAACTGTCGTTGTAGAGCTATTCGTCAGTAAAGCCGGGGGAGCGGTGCTCTTGGAACGCCTTGGTTCCCTCGCGAAAATCTTTGGTGCCCAACAGGATCAGCTGGCCTTCGCTCTCCCGGCCGATCGCGGCGTCGAGTTCGGTCAGCGTCGCCGCATTGATCGCCTGCTTGGTCTTGCGTAGCGCGGCCGCCGGACCGGAGGCCAGCTTGTCGATCACCGCGGCCACCCCGGCCTCCAGCTCGTCGGCCGGATACACCGCACTGACCAGCCCGCTGTCGAATGCCTCGGCGGCCGAAACACGTTCGGCCAGAAGTGCCATCTTCATCGCGCGGGCCCGGCCAATGGACGCGGCCACCAATGCCGACGCCCCGCCGTCGGGCATCAGCCCGATCTTGGTGAACGCCAATAGAAAAAATGCCTTCTCCGATGCCAATACGATGTCGCAGGCCAGTGCCAGCGACACCCCGACCCCGGCCGTCGGGCCCTGCACGACGGCCACCACCGGCTTGGGCAGGTCCACAATCGCCCGCACCGCGCGGTTGGCCTCGGCCAGTACCTCATCGGGGGTATCCGGCCGGCGCTCGGACTGATCGTCGGCGCTGATACCCGCACCCGAGCTGAATCCACGCCCGGCGCCGCCGAGCCGCACCACCCGCACGGCCGGGTCGTCGGCCGCGTGCGCCAGGACGTCGGCCAGGGCGCGCAGCATCGCCGCGTTCAGCGAGTTCAGGCTGCCCGGTCGATTCAGCGTCGCCGTCAGGAGTCCGCCGTCGAGCGACACGGTCAATTCCGGGATGCCGGCGTAAGCGTCGACGGTAGTCATGGCTGCACCATAGGCCGCTACAGGGGCGCAGCCCGCGTCGGGTCAGCCCAGGTGTAAATAGTTAAGGCGGCGATCAATCAATTGGAAGGTAGATAGCTATGGCCGGACCATTGCACGGTTTGCGGGTTGTCGAGTTAGCCGGTATCGGCCCGGGTCCGCATGCCGCGATGATCCTCGGTGACCTCGGCGCCGACGTCGTCCGCGTCGATCGACTCGGCAAGGGCGCCGGCGTGCCCAGCAATGACTACCTGCTGCGCAACCGTCGCTCAGTGGGCGCCAACCTCAAAGACCCCGCCGATCGCGACATGGTGCTGGGCCTCATCGCCAAGGCCGACGTGCTCATCGAGGGCTTCCGGCCCGGTGTCACCGAGCGCCTCGGGCTGGGCCCGGACGACTGCGCCAAGGTCAACGAGCGGCTGATCTATGGCCGGATGACCGGCTGGGGTCAGACCGGCCCGCGCAGCCAGCAGGCCGGCCACGACATCAACTACATCTCGCTCAACGGTCTGCTGCATGCCGTCGGCCGCGCCAACGAGCGCCCTGTCCCGCCGCTGAACCTGGTCGGCGACTTCGGTGGCGGCTCGATGTTCCTGTTGGTCGGCATCCTGTCGGCGCTGTGGGAGCGCGAGCGCTCCGGCAAGGGCCAGGTGGTCGACGCCGCGATGGTCGATGGCTCCAGTGTGCTGGCCCAAATGATATGGGCGTTCCGCCACATGGGGATGTGGGGCGATGTGCGCGGCACCAACATGCTCGACACCGGCGCGCCCTATTACGACACCTACGAATGCTCCGACGGCCGCTATGTCGCGGTCGGTGCGATCGAACCGCAGTTCTATGCCGAGCTGCTGGAGAAGCTGGGCTTGAACGCCGCCGACCTGCCCGATCAGAACGACATCGCCCGCTGGCCGGAACTGCGAGCGGTGCTCACGCAGGCCTTTGCCGCGCACGACCGCGACCACTGGGCCGCGGTGTTCGCCACCAGCGACGCCTGCTGTACCCCGGTGCTCTCGTTCGCCGAAGTGCACGCCGAGGCGCACAACACCGAGCGGGATACGTTCTACACCGAGCAGGGCTCCACGTTCCCAGCGCCGGCCCCGCGGTTTTCCCGGACCGTGCTCGATGCGCCGAGCGCGCCGGGTGTTCCGGGAGCCGACAACGAAGCAGTGCTGGGCGACTGGGTATAGTCCCCAACCAACCAGTAGGTCGAGTCATCGAAAGGAAACCCATTCGTGGAGATCAAGGACGCCGTAGCCGTCGTCACCGGTGGTGCCTCAGGTCTGGGCCTGGCCACTGCCAAGCGCCTGCTCGACCGCGGTGCATCGGTGGTGGTGATCGACCTCAAGGGTGAAGAGGTGGTGGCCGAACTCGGCCCGCGCGCCCGCTTCGCTCAGGCCAACGTCACCGACCCCGAGCAGGTGTCGGCCGCTCTCGACCTCGCCGAAGAGCTTGGGCCGCTGCGCATCAACGTCAACTGCGCCGGTATCGGCAACGCCGTCAAGACCCTCGGCAAGGACGGGCCGTTCCCGCTGGACTGGTTCAACGCCGTCGTCCAGGTCAACCTGATCGGCACCTTCAACGTGCTGCGGCTGTCCGCCGAGCGGATCGCCAAGACCGAGCCGATCGGCGAAGAGCGCGGCGTCATCATCAACACCGCATCGGTGGCCGCGTTCGATGGCCAGATCGGCCAAGCCGCGTACTCGGCATCCAAGGGCGGTGTCGTCGGCATGACCCTGCCGATCGCCCGCGACCTGGCCCGCGAGCTCATCCGTGTCGTCACCATCGCGCCGGGCCTGTTCAAGACGCCGCTGCTGGGCTCGCTGCCGGAAGAGGCGCAGGCCTCCCTCGGCAAGCAGGTACCGCACCCGGCCCGGCTCGGCGACCCCGACGAGTACGGCGCCCTGGCGACGCACATCGTCGAGAACCCGATGCTCAACGGCGAAGTGATCCGCCTGGATGGCGCGATCCGGATGGCTCCGCGGTGATCACATGACACTCATGACGAAGTTCACCGAGGTATTCGGTGTGGAGCACCCAATCGCCCAGGGCGGTATGCAGTGGGTGGGCCGCGCGGAACTTGTTGCGGCCGTGGCCAATGCGGGCGGGCTCGGGTTCATCACCGCGCTCACTCAGCCGACGCCGGCGGACCTGAGCCGGGAGATCCAGAAGACCCGCGAGCTCACCGACAAGCCGTTCGGGGTGAACCTGACGATTCTGCCGGCGATCAACCCGCCGCCGTATGACGAGTACCGCCAGGTCATCGTCAACGAGGGCATCAAGATCGTCGAGACGGCCGGCTCCAACCCGGCCCCGCACCTGCCGATGTTCCATGACAACGGCATCAAGGTGCTGCACAAGTGCACCTCGGTGCGGCACGCGGTCAAGGCGCAGAGCCTGGGCGTGGACGGCATCAGCATCGATGGTTTCGAGTGCGCGGGACATCCGGGTGAGGACGACGTCCCGGGTCTGGTGCTGATCCCGGCCGCCGCCAAGCACATCGAGATTCCGATGATCGCCTCCGGCGGTTTCGGCGATGCTCGCGGTCTGGTGGCCGCGCTGGCGCTGGGCGCCGACGGCATCAACATGGGCACCCGGTTCATGGCGACGGTCGAGTCGTGCATTCACGACAACGTGAAGCAGGCGATCGTCGACGGCGATGAGCGCGGTACCGAGCTGATCTTCCGCAGCCTGCACAACACCGCCCGGGTGGCCTCCAACGTCGTCTCGCGCGAGGTCGTGGAGATCCTCAAGGGCGGCGGCCAATTCGAGGACGTCAAGGATCTGGTGGCCGGCGTGCGCGGCCGCAAGGTGTTCGACGATGGTGATATCGACGCCGGTATCTGGACCGTGGGAACGGTGATGGGCCTGATCGACGACATCCCGACCGTGGGTGAGCTGATCAGCCGGATCGTCACCGAAGCCGAGCAGCTGATCACGAACAGGCTGATCGACATGGTCACGGTGCCCAGCAGCGAGGAACTGTCGGCTTAGGGCCTGATCTGGAGCGGCCTCGACCTAGAGCGCAAAAACCGCCCGGTGTGGCCCTACGCATCGCACTGCGATGTCGCGGGGCCCGGCCGGGCGGTTGCTGGTGAGCTACCTAGCTGGCGTTGGCGAGCGGGGGGAGATCCTCGAACTGCTCCGAGGTATCGCCCTCCACCAGGAAATCGCCGTGGTAAAGCTCGTCGAAGTCGATTTTGATGACATCGGCACTGGTGTCGTCGATCCACATACTCATGGACTGTATGAGTCACTTTTAAGGAAACTTTGAGTCACGATTCGGAGTTTCCTGGCAATTATTACTCTCGGGTCAGGTGCCCGGTTACCCGCGAGTCAGCTTCCGGGTTACCTGCGAGTACCTTACTCGCAGGTCAGGCCCGAAAACCGGCTGCGACTAGGGCGGTTTTGAGACGAGAGGACACCACAACCATGGTCGGAGAGACGTTTGACAATCCCTTCTTCGCCCGCCTCTGGACGGTGCTCTCCGCACACGAGTCACGGGCCATGCGCGAGCTGCGCCGGGCCAATCTCTTAGACCTTTCGGGACGGGTCCTGGAGGTCGGCGCGGGCACTGGAAGTAACTTCGCGTTCTACCCCGAATCAGTGACCGAGGTCGTCGCGCTCGAGCCCGAGACCCGGTTGGCACCGCTGGCCACAGCGGCCGCCGCGGCGGCGCCGGTTCCGGTCACGCTGATCGAGTCGACGATCGAGGCCATGCCCGCCACCGAACCCTTCGACGCGGTGGTCTGCTCGCTGGTCCTGTGCTCGGTGGCTGACCCGGACGCGGTGCTGCGTCAGCTCAACGCCGTCCTGAAACCGGGCGGGCAGCTGCGCTACTTCGAGCACATCGCCGTCCCCGGCTGGCGGGGCGGGTTGCAGCGGCTGGCCGACGCCACGATTTGGCCGCGGTTCACCGGGAACTGCCACACGCACCGCGAGACCGAGCGCTCGATCGCCGGCGCCGGGTTCGTCATCGACACCGCGCGCCGCGAGGCCATGCTGCCGACGTGGGTGCCGCTGCCCGCCCAAGAGGTCGCGCTGGGCCGGGCGTCGAAGTCAGTTGGCGAGTAGCTCGGGCAGCTGCGGCAGTAGCCGCGGCAGCGCGGTGCTCGCCGACTCCCGGATCGACAGGGTCGCGGTGCCCGACAGCGGGGTCTGTTCGGGGTTGACCTCCACGACGATCACGCCCTGGGCGAGCGCGACCTCAGGCAGACCGGCCGCGGGATAGACGACCGCCGAGGTGCCGACCACGACGAGAACGTCGGCGGTGGCCGCTGCCTCCACGGCAGCCTGCCACGGCTCGTCGGGCAGCTGCTCACCGAACCAGACGATGCCCGGGCGGATCAGCCCGCCGCAGATATCGCACTGCGGTGGCATCTTCTCCAGTTCCGGCTCGGGCATGTCCGGCAGCGGGCCGTGGAAGCGAGATCCGCAGGTGTCACACCAGAATTCGAAGAGGCTGCCGTGCAGGTGATGCACCGTCGTGCTACCGGCCCGCTCGTGCAGATTGTCGACGTTCTGCGTGATCACGGTGACGTCGGCGTAGTCCTGCCAGGCCGCGACCGCGCGGTGACCATCATTTGGTTGCACACGCTCGACCAAATGGTGTCGCCACAGGTACCAGGCCCACACTCGTTCGGGGTGGCTTTGCCAGCCGTCGGTGCTGGACAGTTCATAGGGGTCGTACTTGGCCCACAACCCGGTTTTGTCGTCGCGAAACGTCGGCACACCGCTCTCGGCGGATATCCCCGCCCCGCTCAGCACCGCAATTCGCACATCCCCCAAACTAGCCGGTCTAAGCGATACTGAGCAGTGTGTCGGAGTTGGGGCTTGGACTGCGCATCGACGCAGGGGGCGGGCGTCCACTATTTGATCAGCTCAGAACGCGGGTCATCGAGGGGATCCGGGAGGGGCGGTTGCCGCCGGGCACCAGGTTGCCGACGGTACGTGAGCTGGCCGGTCAGCTGGGGTTGGCCGTGAACACCGTGGCGCGCGCGTACCGCGAGCTGGAGACAGCGGGGATCGTCGAAACCCGGGGGAGATTCGGGACGTTCGTGGCGCGAGCCGATCCGGCCGATGCGGCGATGGCCGCCGCGGCCAATGCGTACGTGGAGGCCGTCCGCGCGCTCGGGCTGGGCAAGCACGAGGCGCTGCGGTATCTGGACTCGGCGTTCGGCTGAGCCTCAGCCGAATTCCAGCCCTAGCCGAATTCCAGCCCTAGCCGAATTCCAGCCCTAGCCGAATTCCAGCCCTAGCCGAATTCCAGCAGGGTGTAGGCCCCGCGGAAACGCTTGGTCGGGCCGAAGTGCCATATGGCCGGCCATATTGTCTTGAAGAAGAAGCCGCGGCCCTTCGGCATCGGAATATCGTGCACCGCTTTGATTCCCGGCACAGTATTGACCAGATCGGCCAGCTGGATGGTGCTCAGGCTGAATGGCATCGGCGGGACCCGGTAGTGCCTCGATGACTTCATCCCCTTCGGGGCGAGTTTCTTGACGAACACCGGCGGCAGGTCGAAGAACATCTGACCACCGGGAAAACGCTTGGCGCACTGCACGATAAGGTCCATCGCCTCGGCGGGCTGCAGGTACATCAGCAGGCCCTCGGCGGTGATGAACACACCGTCTGCTGCGTCGACGTGGTCCATCCAGCTGTAGTCCAGTGCAGACTGTCCCAGTGCCGTGATCCGCGGTGACGATGGCAGGAGTCGCTCGCGCAGCGCGATCACCGGCACCAGATCCACCGACAGCCAGCGAAACTGCGGGTCGGGCACGGCCTCGGTCAACCGCCAGAAGCTGGTCTGGAATCCTTCGGCCAGCGCGACGACGGTGGCCCTCGGATGCTTCGTCAGATATTCGATCGCGCAGGCATCGACGGCCAGCGAACGCAATGCCATCTCCTGTCCCTTGCGGCCGAACTTGTCGAAATCGAACTCGATGGAGTCGACGAGCTTGAGGGCCATCGGGTCGTGCAGGATCGCGCCCGGCAGCCCGGCCTGATGGGCGCGACCGTTGAGCGTCATCAACGCGGTTTCAGAAACGCCGCCCAACTCACTGGCGTCGATCTTATGGCTGCTCATGTCACTGCCTCTGTCATTTCACTACCTTTGCCAGGGTGCGTAGGTTGCGCGTGGTGGTCGACGACTTGTCGCGCTTCTTGCCCATCGTTTTGCCGATGGTCGAGTCCAGGGTGGAATTCTTGGGCACCTGCCAGTAAAGGACGCCCTCGCCGCGGGCGATCTTCTCGTCGGGTCCGGCGTCGTCGGCCAGGGCGGCGAGTTCGTCGAGCACGGTGGGATCGCTGATGAACGTCATCCAAGACTGATAACCGTCGACCTCCGGGTCGAAGGGGTATGCCTCGGCGACGGCGCTGACGGTCCTGAGGTCATAGACCAGTACCCAGGCGTCGTAACCAAACGTATCCCGCAGTGCGGCTTCGGCTTTCGCGCGGACCTTGGTCGCCGTGGCGCCGCTGTCGAGCAAAACGTCGCCGCTGGCGAGGATTGTCGTGACGTCGGTGAATCCGGCATCGGTCAGCGCCGCGGTGACGTCGGCCATCTTCATGTTCACGCCGCCGATATTCACACCACGCAAGAAAGCCGCATAGCGGGTCATGTTCTCGATGGTAGCGACGTAGTCTCGACGGATGACCCGTCACGCGTTCGACGACAAGCTGCTGGCGGTGATCGCGGGCAACAAACTCGGTGTGTTGGCGACCATCAAACGGGACGGTCGTCCGCAGTTGTCCAACGTGACGTATCACTTCGACCCGCGCAATCTCGTCGTTGAGGTGTCGATCACCGAACCGCGGGCCAAGACCCGTAACCTGCGGCGCGACCCACGGGCATCGCTTCTGGTGTCCTCCGACGACGGCTGGTCGTACGCCGTTGCCGAGGGGAACTCCATCCTCACCCTGCCGGCGGCGGCACCGCACGACGACACCGTGGAGGGGCTCGTCGCGCTTTATCGCAACGTCGCCGGTGAACATCCCGATTGGGACGACTACCGCCGCGCCATGGTCGACGACCGCCGGGTGCTGCTCACGATGCCGATCTCCCATGTTTATGGAATGCCGCCGGGCATCCGCTGACTCACGCGTTAGGCTCACCAACATGGCCGAATCAGAGTCCGATCCGCAGGACGACACCAAGCAAAAGTTCCGCGAGGCGCTGGAGCGTAAGAAGGCGAAATCGGCGGGCGGCTCCGCGCACACGGACCGCGGTGCCAAACAAGCCCGTTCGCACGGGGCCGTGGAGAATCGCCGGGAGTTCCGCCGCAAGAGCGGCTAACCGGGGATCTGCTCGGGAAGCTTTGCCGCAGAGCGATTTCCACACGTGATGCGCGCGCCGACCGGCCGATCGCGGGTGCCGCGGCAATGATCAAGCAGCACATCATGATTGCGTGCCCGGCACGCAGCAGCGACGGTGGCACCACGCTAGCGAGCCGCTGGCCCTCGATGCCGACGAGGCTGAGATCGTAGGGGCCGTAGGCCACCCCGAACATGCCGGGGATTAGCCACACCGCCAGGTAGACCACCGTCGCGGCGGCGACCAGCTGGGCCAGCGTCCTGATCCGGATCAGCAGCGGCATCGCTGCCAGCATCAGCATGTAGGTGCCCAAAAACCACAACAACTGGGTCCAGACGCCGGCCACCGGGTTGGAGACGTGCGGTGGCAAGAGCTGATGCAGGATGGTCAGCGCCACTGCCCAGAACGTCAGGTAAGCGAAAACCGGCCTAAAAAGCTTGGCGCAGCGCTTCATCAGCCACTGACCCCAGCTCGCGTCGGCCCGCCAGGCCGCCATACTTGCCGCGGCACCGGCGAAGAAGAACAGCGGCTGGATCTGGAAAATCCAGGTTGCGGCCTGGAACACCACCGGCCTGGTCAGCGGGTTGTCACAGTGCAGGACGTCGTCGGCGATGACGCTCGTCGCCATCACCGGGTGGCCCAGCACTACGCCAAGAAGCGCGCCGATCCGGATCACGTCGATCGCCCGGTCACGATCCGGCGACATCTGTGCCGCAACCTCATCGGAGGTCGGGAAAGCCAGTCTCATGGGAGAAAACTCGTCCGCGTCGGCGTAGGTAGATCTACCTGATTTCTCGCAAGATTCCGGCCGAAGGATGGCTGCCAGGCAGGCCAGCGCCAGCACCCCGACCGCGGTGGCGAACACGATGCCTCTGGTGCGCAGGCCCCAGGCCCGGGCGGCGAAACCCTCGCCGATCACCGGGATCGAGATTGCGACGTAGGCCACCACGAAATAGGTGGAGCTGACTTCGGCTCGGTGCCAAGACCACCCGTATTGGCGATGGTGGCGACCATCGGTGCGCGGTTGCGCCAGCGTGGTGGCGCGGCCTCGATGACCGCGGCGGTGGCGGTTAGCCCTGCCGACAACCCGGAGACCACGCGGCCGACCAGCAGTTGCGGCACCGAATCCGCGATCAGGAACACCACGGCGCTGGCGAGTGCGCACACCGTGCCGGCCAGCAGTACCGGCCGCCGGCCAGCAGTACCGGCGGCCGGCCAATGGCGTCCGACCACCTGCCGAAGACCAGCAGTGCGAACAACAGGCCGCCGGCGTAGGTGGCGTAGATGACGGTCGTGGTCAGTACCGCGAAATGCATGCGGTCGGAGTACAGCGCGTCCAGCGGGGTGGGCAGTGTGGTGCCCAGCATGATCGCAGCGAAAGCGTGGGCCAGCAGGGCGAAGGCGAGAGCTCGCCGGGTGCGGGTGATAGCGAAGTCAACGTTGCCACATCGACACCATTCCCGGACCCGGCGAGATTCTCACCTCGATTTCAGTGGCTGACGGCCTTCTCGGCGCCGACACCGGTCAGCGACCGGACCTCCATTTCGGCGTTGAGCTCCGGATCGCCGGTGTCCTTGGACGTCAGCGTGCCGATGATGCCGAGGATGAACGCCAGCGGGATCGACACAATGCCGGGGTTGGCGAGCGGGAAGAAATCGAAGTCAGCACCGGGGATCATCGCGGTCTTGTTGCCAGAGATGGCCGGCGAGAAAACGATCAGTACCAGGCAGCTGATCAGGCCGCCGTACATGCTCCACAGTGCGCCACGGGTGTTGAAGCGCTTCCAGTACAGCGAGTACACGATCGTCGGCAGGTTCGCCGAGGCCGCCACCGCGAACGCCAGCGCTACCAGGAATGCGACATTCTGGCCGTTGGCCAGGATGCCCAACCCGATTGCGGCGATACCGAGCACGACGGCGGTGATCCGCGATACCCGCACCTGCTCTTCCTCGGTCACCTTGTGTTTCTTGAGGACGCTCGCGTACACGTCATGGGCGAACGACGCCGACGCCGTGATGGTCAGGCCCGCGACCACGGCCAGGATGGTGGCGAACGCCACCGCAGAGATGACGCCGAGCAGGACCACCCCGCCGAGCTGGAACGCCAGCAGTGGTGCGGCCGAATTCTGCCCGCCGGGAGCGGCCAGGATCTTGTCCGGTCCGACCATCGCCGCCGCACCGTAGCCCAGTGCGAGGGTGAACAGGTAGAAGGCGCCGATCAATGCGATTGCCCAAACCACCGACCGCCGAGCCTCTTTGGCCGTCGGCACCGTGTAGAAGCGCATCAGCACATGTGGCAGGCCCGCGGTGCCCAGCACCAGAGCCAGCCCCAGCGACAGCAGGTTGATCTTCGAGGTGGTGTTAGCGCCGTACTGCGCGCCGGGGGCCAGCACGTCACGGCCGGACACGCCCTTGGTGGTGGCGTCGTGCACCATCTGCTGTGCGGAACCGAGGATCTCCGAGAAGTTCAGCCCAAACTTGGCCAGGACTAGCACGGTCATGACTGCGGCACCCACGATCAGCAGCACGGCCTTGATGATCTGTACCCACGTGGTGCCCTTCATGCCGCCGACCAGAACGTAGACGATCATCAGCACGCCGACCACCGCGATCACGACGGACTGGGCGGTGCGGCC
This window contains:
- a CDS encoding DUF5302 domain-containing protein; translated protein: MAESESDPQDDTKQKFREALERKKAKSAGGSAHTDRGAKQARSHGAVENRREFRRKSG
- a CDS encoding PPOX class F420-dependent oxidoreductase, producing the protein MTRHAFDDKLLAVIAGNKLGVLATIKRDGRPQLSNVTYHFDPRNLVVEVSITEPRAKTRNLRRDPRASLLVSSDDGWSYAVAEGNSILTLPAAAPHDDTVEGLVALYRNVAGEHPDWDDYRRAMVDDRRVLLTMPISHVYGMPPGIR
- a CDS encoding solute symporter family protein is translated as MTTTVLAEASKIGNPVVNISIFVAFVLVTLFVVIRAGRSNTNATEFFTGGRAFSGPQNGIAIAGDYLSAASFLGIAGAIAVYGYDGFLYSIGFLVAWLVALLLVAELLRNTGKFTMADVLSFRLKQRPVRVAAATSTLTVSLFYLLAQMAGAGGLVALLLDIHGRTAQSVVIAVVGVLMIVYVLVGGMKGTTWVQIIKAVLLIVGAAVMTVLVLAKFGLNFSEILGSAQQMVHDATTKGVSGRDVLAPGAQYGANTTSKINLLSLGLALVLGTAGLPHVLMRFYTVPTAKEARRSVVWAIALIGAFYLFTLALGYGAAAMVGPDKILAAPGGQNSAAPLLAFQLGGVVLLGVISAVAFATILAVVAGLTITASASFAHDVYASVLKKHKVTEEEQVRVSRITAVVLGIAAIGLGILANGQNVAFLVALAFAVAASANLPTIVYSLYWKRFNTRGALWSMYGGLISCLVLIVFSPAISGNKTAMIPGADFDFFPLANPGIVSIPLAFILGIIGTLTSKDTGDPELNAEMEVRSLTGVGAEKAVSH
- a CDS encoding DUF1697 domain-containing protein, with the protein product MTRYAAFLRGVNIGGVNMKMADVTAALTDAGFTDVTTILASGDVLLDSGATATKVRAKAEAALRDTFGYDAWVLVYDLRTVSAVAEAYPFDPEVDGYQSWMTFISDPTVLDELAALADDAGPDEKIARGEGVLYWQVPKNSTLDSTIGKTMGKKRDKSSTTTRNLRTLAKVVK